In Yarrowia lipolytica chromosome 1F, complete sequence, a genomic segment contains:
- a CDS encoding uncharacterized protein (Compare to YALI0F14377g, similar to Saccharomyces cerevisiae UTP6 (YDR449C); ancestral locus Anc_5.564, similar to uniprot|Q02354 Saccharomyces cerevisiae YDR449c Hypothetical 52.4 kDa protein), with the protein MSDQVRFYLEQSIPELEDLEQRGLFTKKEIAQLVRKRTDFEHRITGRQSRPRDFLRYAHFEINLEALRMKRIARLGNNPAAKLKKNRNRNMPTPTNISDYAGRRRINFVFDRGTKKFAGDADLWKQHIAFLKHYKMMAKLSTVHTNMLKLFPNRADIWIMVAKHEFDENSAAQTARSVFQRGLRFNPESKKLWLEYTKLELLYVSKILTRRKLLGILADRDKQREAEEVKEVDDENVIALPELDGDDDIKAELKTLPEADIDMLGNPSTNPALRGDVALAIFDSALETIPRYSSEINTGLKNDDGSFTVALAPHFAFLLSFSRQFLELFDEFEDMDREYLCAHVIQAVMQQINNDIGSASLKLTESAIADIARLVVDDITLSVRYLSPLDASFPEAFKLALNKYNVAMSKTWKKKGSERQQQVRKQIASQFKEKLADYLTAGKSVDREIDENLKRALKAVIKKTEDDM; encoded by the coding sequence ATGTCCGACCAAGTACGATTCTACCTAGAACAGAGCATTCCTGAGCTCGAAGACCTTGAACAGCGAGGACTCTTCACCAAAAAAGAGATTGCTCAGCTTGTGCGTAAGCGAACCGATTTCGAGCACAGAATCACCGGAAGACAGTCTCGGCCTCGAGATTTTTTGCGGTATGCCCACTTTGAAATAAATCTGGAGGCTCTTCGGATGAAGCGGATTGCTAGACTCGGAAACAATCCTGctgccaagctcaagaaaaacagaaacagaaacatgCCTACCCCTACAAACATCTCCGACTATGCCGGCCGAAGGCGAATCAATTTCGTGTTCGACCGAGGAACCAAGAAATTCGCAGGCGATGCTGACCTGTGGAAGCAGCACATCGCTTTCCTGAAGCATTACAAAATGATGGCGAAGCTGTCGACTGTCCATACTAACATGCTCAAGCTCTTCCCCAACCGGGCTGACATCTGGATCATGGTAGCCAAGCATGAGTTTGATGAGAACTCTGCAGCACAGACAGCACGATCTGTCTTCCAGAGAGGTCTGAGATTCAACCCCGAGAGCAAAAAGCTTTGGCTAGAATACAccaagctggagctgttgtATGTGTCTAAGATCCTGACTCGACGAAAGCTCCTTGGAATCCTTGCTGATAGAGACAAGCAGCGAGAGGCTGAGGAAGTAAAGGAAGTTGACGATGAAAACGTCATTGCCCTTCCTGAGCTTGATGGTGACGATGACATCAAGGCTGAACTCAAGACTCTTCCTGAGGCTGATATTGACATGCTCGGTAACCCCTCCACCAACCCTGCCCTTCGAGGTGATGTTGCTCTTGCAATCTTCGACTCTGCTCTCGAGACTATCCCTAGGTACTCTTCAGAGATCAACACTGGTCTCAAGAATGACGATGGATCTTTTACAGTCGCTCTTGCACCTCATTTTGCATTCCTGCTGTCTTTCTCACGACAGTTCCTCGAGCTCTttgacgagtttgaggaTATGGACCGAGAGTACCTTTGTGCACATGTCATCCAGGCTGTCATGCAACAAAtcaacaacgacattgGGTCCGCATCCCTGAAGCTCACCGAGAGTGCTATCGCAGATATTGCTCggttggtggtggatgaCATCACCCTCTCAGTGCGGTACTTGTCCCCTCTTGATGCTTCCTTCCCTGAGGCCTTCAAGCTGGCTctgaacaagtacaatgtCGCCATGTCTAAGACCTGGAAGAAAAAGGGATCGGAGAGACAACAGCAAGTCCGTAAGCAAATTGCGTCACagttcaaggagaagctggcgGACTACCTTACAGCTGGCAAGTCTGTTGATAGAGAGATCGACGAGAACCTCAAGCGAGCGCTTAAGGccgtcatcaagaagaccgagGACGATATGTAA
- a CDS encoding uncharacterized protein (Compare to YALI0F14399g, weakly similar to CA3343|IPF13360 Candida albicans IPF13360 unknown function), giving the protein MRLAPLFIAGVLAAEPYFFDSRGETDLNPYSIGDDLPLECIKRNIHDGEHMVDEKTQEILYEDFPICRETGKPLSLQYRVDQDVNCTIGFSDTLYHLFQLYIHEDAPFSCRLRASKQKNKNVLSEPTTWLPLTFTIRGHIQESHLDIDPKLNAVMMYSRKTETPVVAAAFSRGTETERYKNGDFLPLQLSVKWYPGSNNNEVFTLPANPDSNSAFSSTTLMWCAATMIATAAIVTVVFQGVIFPRKLRSENFGTPLPRFADWGSSKKD; this is encoded by the coding sequence ATGAGACTGGCCCCGCTTTTTATCGCCGGAGTGCTAGCTGCTGAGCcatatttttttgattcTCGGGGAGAAACAGATCTCAACCCCTATAGCATAGGCGACGATCTCCCTCTCGAATGCATTAAACGAAACATCCACGACGGAGAACACATGGTCGATGAAAAGACCCAAGAAATTCTTTATGAGGACTTCCCCATCTGCAGAGAAACAGGAAAGCCCCTCTCTCTTCAATACCGTGTTGACCAAGATGTGAATTGCACCATTGGATTCTCCGACACGCTCTACCACCTTTTCCAGCTCTATATTCACGAGGATGCTCCCTTCAGCTGCAGACTCAGAGCCTCCAAACAAAAGAACAAGAACGTGCTCTCAGAGCCTACAACCTGGCTTCCGTTGACATTCACCATTCGTGGCCACATTCAGGAGTCTCATTTGGACATCGACCCGAAGCTCAATGCCGTGATGATGTACTCGCGAAAGACCGAGACGCCTGTGGTAGCAGCCGCGTTTTCCAGAGGAACGGAGACCGAGAGATACAAGAACGGTGATTTTCTGCCCCTCCAGCTCTCTGTTAAGTGGTATCCCGGTAGCAACAATAACGAGGTGTTTACCCTCCCTGCCAACCCTGACTCCAACTCCGCTTTCTCTTCCACCACGCTCATGTGGTGTGCTGCAACCATGATCGCTACTGCAGCTATTGTGACCGTTGTTTTTCAGGGCGTGATTTTCCCACGAAAACTGCGATCAGAGAACTTCGGAACTCCCCTTCCTCGTTTTGCTGACTGGGGAAGCAGCAAGAAGGACTAA
- a CDS encoding uncharacterized protein (Compare to YALI0F14421g, similar to uniprot|Q7S0R9 Neurospora crassa NCU09014.1 hypothetical protein), with product MHGAKLQVRGSSNKPPHSFFHAMTTIPQSSRKTTLIPPPTQDFAARQQTIRLYPSSNYVFATKDAQVERDVSVQARMQRLKSMYDESGMLRYVEGVFLCHEFGTPYVFLLQLPNNFFKLPGEYLDPDEEDEEGGLLRKLADRLSPENGEDQENSKSWKVLDCLAQWWRPNFEVFMYPFLPPHISRPKECKKTFLISLPEKIAFFVPSNMTFLAVPLFELYDNPARYGPQLCALPHYLSRYNFECVDKNGVVVSQFPGSAPYQQKDGESKLQA from the coding sequence ATGCATGGAGCTAAGTTACAAGTaagaggcagcagcaacaagcCTCCCCATAGTTTCTTTCATGCCATGACGACCATACCGCAATCGTCACGGAAAACCACACTGattccaccaccaacgcAAGACTTTGCAGCGCGCCAACAGACCATACGACTGTatccctcctccaactACGTGTTCGCAACCAAGGATGCTCAGGTTGAGAGGGATGTCTCTGTGCAGGCGCGCATGCAACGACTGAAAAGCATGTACGACGAATCGGGGATGTTGCGGTACGTGGAGGGGGTATTTCTGTGTCATGAGTTCGGAACTCCTTACGTCTTCTTACTCCAGTTGCCAAACAACTTTTTTAAACTTCCCGGAGAGTACTTGGACcccgacgaggaggacgaggagggtGGATTGCTGAGGAAGCTCGCAGATAGGCTCAGCCCTGAGAACGGAGAGGACCAGGAGAACTCGAAGTCATGGAAGGTACTAGACTGCCTGGCGCAATGGTGGAGACCTAACTTCGAGGTTTTCATGTATCCATTTCTGCCACCGCACATTTCTCGACCAAAAGAATGCAAGAAGACTTTCCTCATTTCTCTGCCCGAGAAGATTGCTTTCTTCGTACCATCGAATATGACATTCCTTGCTGTCCCTCTTTTCGAGCTCTATGACAACCCCGCGCGATATGGACCCCAGCTTTGTGCGTTGCCACATTACCTCTCAAGATACAACTTCGAGTGTGTAGACAAGaatggtgtggtggtgtcgCAGTTTCCTGGGTCTGCACCATACCAGCAAAAAGATGGAGAAAGCAAATTGCAAGCATAG
- a CDS encoding uncharacterized protein (Compare to YALI0F14443g, similar to Saccharomyces cerevisiae ADA2 (YDR448W); ancestral locus Anc_5.563, similar to uniprot|Q02336 Saccharomyces cerevisiae YDR448w ADA2 general transcriptional adaptor or co- activator) gives MTVIHRKNAPTNPKASEPGVKFHCDVCSCDCTNLVRIRCAECQDYDLCVQCFSQGASSGVHKPYHNYMIIEQHAYPIFTEDWGADEELLLIEGAEMQGLGNWQDIADHIGGRSKEEVGEHYKEVYLDSPDYPLPPMKRKFEITAAEFAANKKERLDKRRNMPTALPVPKQKPTASVPACHEVQGFMPGRLEFETEHENEAEMTVKDMVFDQDDTEADVELKITVLDIYNSRLTSRTERKRAIINHGLLQYRKNASVDKKRTKEERELVNKLKPFARIMTLQDFTDFVDGMIIELQCRRRLAELQEYRRNGITTFEAASKYERDKTVRANALARLQAPINSINSTGSRYTANSMNAANNALVQKTNKQAAAANQAAAEAVKMDPDSGADTLRLFRKPVANPLDISHAPDVELLSPEEQVLCSQLRILPKPYLAIKETLFRELLRTGGVLKKRTARELVKIDVNKTARIYEFFQSQRWLS, from the exons ATGACGGTTATCCATCGCAAAAACGCGCCGACAAATCCCAAGGCATCAGAGCCAGGCGTCAA ATTTCACTGCGACGTGTGTTCGTGTGATTGCACCAACCTGGTAAGAATCCGATGTGCGGAGTGCCAGGACTACGATCTGTGTGTACAATGCTTCTCTCAGGGTGCCTCATCAGGTGTCCACAAGCCCTACCACAACTACATGATTATTGAGCAGCATGCTTATCCTATTTTCACTGAGGACTGGGGTGCTGATGAGGAGTTGCTATTAATCGAGGGTGCCGAGATGCAGGGTCTTGGAAACTGGCAGGACATCGCTGACCATATCGGTGGTAGATCAAAGGAAGAGGTTGGGGAGCATTACAAGGAAGTCTATCTGGACTCGCCAGACTACCCGTTGCCCCCCATGAAGCGGAAATTCGAGATCACTGCAGCTGAGTTCGCAGCAAACAAAAAGGAGCGTCTGGATAAGCGACGAAATATGCCCACCGCTCTCCCTGTGCCCAAGCAAAAGCCCACGGCTTCTGTTCCTGCATGCCATGAGGTGCAAGGGTTTATGCCGGGACGTCTGGAGTTCGAGACCGAGCATGAAAACGAGGCCGAGATGACGGTCAAGGACATGGTTTTTGATCAGGACGACACCGAGGCTGATGTGGAGCTCAAGATCACTGTTCTTGATATCTACAACTCTCGTCTCACATCACGAACCGAGCGAAAGCGAGCCATCATCAACCATGGGCTGCTTCAGTACAGGAAGAACGCCTCTGTCGATAAGAAACggaccaaggaggagcgcGAGCTTGTAAACAAGTTAAAGCCGTTTGCAAGAATCATGACACTACAGGATTTCACCGATTTTGTTGATGGAATGATTATTGAGCTCCAGTGTCGACGACGACTGGCTGAACTTCAGGAGTATCGACGTAACGGTATCACCACCTTCGAAGCTGCGTCCAAATACGAACGAGATAAAACTGTACGTGCAAACGCATTGGCCAGGCTGCAGGCTCCCATTaactccatcaactcgACTGGATCCAGATACACTGCAAACTCGATGAATGCTGCAAACAATGCTCTTGTTcaaaaaaccaacaaacaGGCCGCTGCCGCAAACCAGGCTGCCGCCGAAGCTGTGAAGATGGACCCTGACTCGGGAGCAGACACCTTACGGCTTTTCAGAAAACCTGTGGCCAATCCCCTCGACATCTCGCATGCCCCAGACGTGGAGCTGCTTTctccagaagagcaggTTCTTTGTTCCCAGCTGCGTATCTTGCCCAAGCCGTATCTGGCCATCAAGGAAACGCTGTTCCGAGAGCTGCTGCGAACCGGAGGTGTGCTCAAGAAGCGTACAGCCCGTGAACTGGTCAAGATTGATGTCAACAAAACCGCTCGAATCTATGAGTTTTTCCAGTCTCAGCGCTGGCTCTCTTAG
- a CDS encoding uncharacterized protein (Compare to YALI0F14465g, similar to Saccharomyces cerevisiae RPS17B (YDR447C) and RPS17A (YML024W); ancestral locus Anc_5.562, highly similar to uniprot|P14127 Saccharomyces cerevisiae YDR447c RP51B ribosomal protein S17.e.B or uniprot|P02407 Saccharomyces cerevisiae YML024w RP51A ribosomal protein S17.e.A): MLVAHCIIYLPKASNRLFSYIAICTCIVSHRGRVRTKTVKRASKVMIERYYPKLTLDFETNKRLADEIAVIPSKRLRNKIAGYTTHLMKRIQKGPVRGISFKLQEEERERKDQYVPEISALDLSHTDNQLQVDNDTADLLKTLGFSSLPLKVVHVSQQSAERRFRKRN; encoded by the exons ATGTTGGTGGCGCACTGTATAATTTATTTACCGAAAGCGTCAAATCGCCTCTTCTCTTACATCGCGATTTGTACTTGCATTGTATCTCATAGG GGTCGAGTTCGAACTAAGACTGTCAAGCGGGCCTCCAAGGTCATGATTGAGCGATACTACCCCAAGCTCACCCTCGACTTCGAGACCAACAAGCGACTTGCTGATGAGATCGCTGTTATCCCCTCCAAGCGACTCCGAAACAAGATCGCTGGCTACACCACCCACCTCATGAAGCGAATCCAGAAGGGTCCCGTCCGAGGTATCTCCTTCAAGCttcaggaggaggagcgagagCGAAAGGACCAGTACGTCCCCGAGATCTCTGCTCTTGACCTTTCTCACACCGACAACCAGCTCCAGGTTGACAACGATACTGCCGACCTCCTCAAGACCCTCGGATTCTCTTCCCTTCCCCTTAAGGTTGTCCACGTTTCCCAGCAGTCTGCTGAGCGACGATTCCGAAAGCGAAACTAA
- a CDS encoding uncharacterized protein (Compare to YALI0F14487g, similar to Saccharomyces cerevisiae GIS1 (YDR096W) and RPH1 (YER169W); ancestral locus Anc_8.234, some similarities with wi|NCU03505.1 Neurospora crassa NCU03505.1 hypothetical protein) — MSDQHSAPFRKVAGSDVLESSNPTPGGLDIPECLPDPGWERSEGGGGVPIFRPTMEQFEDFNRFIMEIDKWGMKAGIVKVVPPKEWHESLPALDEVVKGIKIKNPIVQHISGHAGHFRQQNIEKQKSYNIAQWKYLSEQPDYQPPAKRGESRKDFKKRKNIPQDDAIFEDFDYRFDDSEFTTERMDFLEKIYWKTIAYKEPMYGADMPGSLFDDKTRSWNVAHLDNLLNQLDIKIPGVNDAYLYCGLWKSTFAWHLEDIDLYSINYIHFGAPKQWYSVNQEDEAKFYQIMADTFPEDHKACKEFLRHKTFLVSPQLLERHGLTVNRLHHYQGEFVITFPYGYHAGYNLGYNCAESVNFATPQWVPIGKHAHKCLCISDSVGLDVERLERRMLGLPSDSDHSEDDGHQSGVSIGTPDSEIEDHLLPKPHSPSKLKPKARPKSATGRGRGRPKKFHKVEDTKAPLLPALPVAAIEPAPRSLKRSRDTGCVLCPNEIPDFETLPLESSQEKIAHRVCANFVPETRVQNGLVYGYDKIPKGRLDLRCGYCRSKRGACVQCSFPKCVRAYHVTCADMAGVLCETTVDQETPTNVSIDYKCRFHRSKREAKSQAELESCPEIYNYAYSLLPGEICQFQIGGLSDQKRHKHVPLSPSRYAVAAGSGTSNILNGVISAGVVKVNNISEESVEVELLPHRTETLEVLWCWLLPTPTPSFGRGQSNGGTTQGCSSPIAPPYSPISPATDKSLHPAKFSDEPDFPSVLDGYKNPLDTRVTQHIDHPWYTEFYDTRNDPILQRCIHETYTTNSHQRDVCAGIYGMWNGDIWYYIPEVSSHTNDCYNTDINVRVAADVASFKRMRRQANRMKRRNQPLPAHLQSPPRLAPAPPQQQYSPPFGLPVYFPTTSTN; from the coding sequence ATGTCTGACCAGCACTCTGCCCCCTTTCGAAAAGTAGCAGGGTCAGACGTGCTTGAAAGCTCCAACCCTACGCCAGGCGGCCTGGACATCCCAGAATGTTTACCTGACCCAGGTTGGGAAAGATCAGAGGGTGGCGGTGGGGTACCAATTTTCCGGCCTACCATGGAGCAGTTTGAGGACTTCAATCGATTCATCATGGAGATTGACAAGTGGGGTATGAAAGCTGGCATTGTGAAAGTCGTTCCTCCCAAGGAATGGCATGAGTCTCTACCTGCTTTGGATGAAGTTGTCAAAGGCATTAAGATCAAAAACCCGATTGTTCAGCACATCTCTGGCCATGCTGGCCATTTCCGCCAACAAAACATCGAGAAGCAAAAGTCTTACAACATTGCACAGTGGAAGTACTTGAGTGAGCAGCCTGACTATCAGCCCCCAGCCAAGAGAGGAGAATCTCGCAAGGACTTCAAGAAACGCAAGAACATACCCCAAGACGATGCCATTTTTGAGGATTTCGACTATAGATTTGATGACTCTGAATTCACCACGGAGAGGATGGACTTCTTAGAAAAGATTTACTGGAAAACGATCGCCTACAAAGAGCCCATGTACGGTGCCGATATGCCTGGGTCACTATTTGACGACAAGACACGCTCATGGAATGTGGCCCATTTGGACAACTTGTTGAACCAGTTGGATATCAAGATCCCTGGTGTCAATGAtgcgtacttgtactgtggTCTGTGGAAGTCGACTTTTGCCTGGCACTTGGAGGATATCGACCTGTATTCCATCAACTACATCCACTTTGGTGCACCTAAACAGTGGTACTCTGTAAATCAGGAGGATGAAGCCAAGTTCTACCAGATTATGGCTGACACCTTCCCAGAAGATCACAAAGCCTGCAAGGAATTCTTACGCCACAAAACCTTCTTGGTTTCTCCTCAACTGCTGGAGCGCCACGGTCTCACTGTTAACCGCCTGCACCATTACCAGGGAGAATTTGTTATTACATTTCCTTATGGCTATCATGCCGGCTATAATCTTGGATACAATTGTGCAGAGTCAGTCAACTTTGCCACACCTCAGTGGGTTCCTATTGGTAAGCATGCTCATAAGTGTCTTTGTATTTCAGACTCTGTCGGTCTGGACGTTGAGCGGCTGGAAAGGCGCATGCTCGGTCTACCGTCGGATTCGGACCACTCTGAGGATGACGGTCATCAATCCGGAGTGTCTATCGGCACCCCAGATTCGGAAATCGAAGACCATCTTCTGCCAAAACCTCATTCTCCGTCGAAGCTGAAACCAAAGGCAAGGCCCAAGTCTGCAACTGGAAGAGGTAGAGGCCGACCCAAGAAGTTCCACAAGGTTGAAGATACGAAGGCGCCTCTTTTACCTGCTTTGCCAGTTGCTGCCATCGAGCCTGCTCCCAGGTCACTGAaaagatcacgtgatacgGGATGCGTTCTATGTCCAAACGAGATTCCTGATTTCGAGACTTTACCCCTTGAGTCTTCTCAAGAAAAGATAGCCCATCGAGTATGTGCCAACTTCGTGCCCGAGACTCGTGTACAGAATGGTCTTGTGTATGGCTACGATAAGATCCCAAAGGGTCGCCTTGATCTCAGATGTGGATACTGCCGTTCCAAGCGTGGTGCCTGTGTTCAGTGCTCTTTCCCAAAGTGTGTTCGAGCTTATCATGTGACTTGTGCCGACATGGCAGGTGTACTCTGCGAGACTACTGTCGACCAAGAAACCCCGACAAATGTGTCTATCGACTATAAATGTCGTTTTCATCGGTCCAAGCGGGAGGCGAAATCCCAAGCCGAACTCGAAAGCTGCCCTGAAATTTACAATTACGCTTATTCGTTGCTTCCAGGGGAGATATGTCAGTTTCAAATCGGAGGCCTTTCGGACCAGAAACGACATAAGCATGTACCTCTTTCCCCATCTCGATATGCAGTTGCTGCAGGGTCTGGTACAAGCAATATTCTCAATGGTGTTATCAGTGCTGGCGTTGTCAAGGTCAACAACATTAGTGAAGAGTCTGTTGAGGTAGAGCTACTCCCTCATCGCACAGAGACCTTGGAGGTATTGTGGTGCTGGCTATTGCCCACGCCCACACCTTCTTTTGGAAGGGGTCAGTCGAATGGTGGCACCACTCAGGGGTGTTCCTCGCCTATAGCACCTCCATATTCTCCTATTTCACCTGCAACGGACAAATCGCTTCATCCGGCTAAATTTTCTGACGAACCAGACTTCCCTTCAGTACTGGACGGCTATAAGAATCCGTTAGACACGCGTGTTACTCAGCACATAGACCACCCATGGTATACTGAGTTTTATGACACACGTAACGACCCCATTCTGCAGAGGTGCATCCATGAAACTTACACCACCAATTCCCACCAACGTGATGTGTGCGCTGGTATTTACGGGATGTGGAATGGTGATATATGGTACTATATTCCAGAGGTGTCCAGTCATACTAATGACTGTTACAACACTGATATCAATGTCAGAGTTGCAGCCGATGTGGCTTCCTTCAAGAGAATGAGACGACAGGCGAACCGCATGAAGAGGAGAAATCAGCCATTACCAGCACACCTTCAATCGCCTCCGCGGCTAGCCCCAGCCCCACCGCAACAGCAATACTCCCCGCCATTTGGCTTGCCCGTATATTTCCCCACGACCAGTACTAACTAA